Part of the Pseudomonas sp. ADAK13 genome is shown below.
CAGGCAAGCCAGCTCCCACAGAAAAGCAGACCTGCAGCAGTTTCAGATTTGGTTTTCGCTTTGGCTTTTGATCTGGCTTCTACCACTCAAGCCGGCCTGTAGGCCGCTGTGCTCTTGCTTTTGATCTTGATCTGACTGCCCCAATAAGCCCGAGGCCGAACGCAGGGATTGAGGAGCGGGTAAACCGGCAGGACGCCGGTTTAGCCGCGACGGGGCAGGGACGCCCCGTCGCGGCGGCCCGCGGAGCAATGCCGGAGTGAGGGAACACCGAGCCTCGGCGAGGTGCCGACAGGCGGGGCAGAGCCCTTTGCTTACTTTGGGGCTTTTCCAAAGTGAGTCGCTGTAAGAGCGAAACCCTAAGCCGCCGTTACCCAAATAACGGATATGCCCCCAATCTCACGCCCCCACCAACGGCAGCGAAAAACTGAAAACCGCCCCACACGGCTCAAGATTCTGCGCCCAGATATCCCCATGATGCCGACCAATAATGTTCTTGCACAACGCCAACCCAATCCCGTTACCACCCACCTTCGACGAAAAGAACCCGTCAAAGATTTTCTCCCGCGCCACAGCCTGAATCCCACGCCCACAATCCTCGACACTCAACCGCGCCACGCCTCCATCCCGACAGGTATGCAACCGCAGCACCCGACGCTCAAGGGGCAGCTCGCTCATCTCTTCGATGGCATTGAACGCCAGGTTCAGAATCACCTGTCCAATCAACACCCTCTCACACTGCACCATCAGCGGCTCCGCGCTCGGGATGATCTCCAGCCGCACCTGGCCGGGCTCGGCCCGCAGGCTGATGAAGTACTGGGTCTCGTGCAGCAACTCATTCAAGTCCACCAACTCGGCGCTCTGCTCCAGCTTGACCACGTAATCACGCACACTCTTGATGATCAATGAAGCGTGCTCCACCTGCCGCACGGCACTTTGCAGCCCCCAGTTCACCCCCTGGTCGGCACTGTGGGTATCACCCAGGCGAATCAACACCCCTTCGATAAAATTGCGGATGGCCGCCAGCGGCTGGCTCAGCTCATGGGCAATCGCCACAGCCATCTCGCCCATGGCGTTATAGCGCGCCAGATATTCAAGCTGTTGCTCGCTGACACGCCGGGCTTCCTCAGCGCGGATCAAGTCGCGCTTGACCTTGTCTTCCCGGGAAATATCGCGGAACTGCACCATCAGCACATCGCGCCCGTCCAGGTGCACCAGCGTCGCAACAGCCTCCGAAAGAATCTCCACACCGGCCTTGGAGCGGTAACACCATTCGATGGTGCGCTGGCCGCTGCGGGCCGCGCGTTCCAGCCAGCGCAGGCCGATGGACCGCTTGTACTTCGGCGCATCGCGGGTCATGTCCGGGGCTTTCAGCGGGATCAGTTCTTCCAGGGTAAAACCCAGTGCCGACAGCGCGGCGGTGTTGGCCCAGAGGATGTCCTTGCTCTGCGCATCATGAAGGATGGTGCAGATCGGCATGGCTTCGATCAGGGTGTGGAAATCATGGTGATTGGGTTGATACATCGCGTAGCCCTTGGCGGTGGAGGGGACGACTACAGTGGCAAGTTATACCGGTTTGCCTGCGCGGGCACGCTCAGAAGTTATCGGGGGCGCACTAGGGGATTTCTTTAGCCAGGGGGCGGCACGCCCCAATAGTTGACGGCGGATGGGCTTTTTACACTGGACCCATCAACGCCGGCCACGGCGTCCATAACAACGACAACGGAGAAAGCCCATGCTGCGTTCGGCCCTCGTGCAACCAGACGCTTTACCCGACGTGCAGCCCGCGCTGTTCCAGCAGGTGCTGGACGAGGTGCGCCAGCGCCGCGATGAGTTCGATGCCTGCTCCCATGTGCCACGGGACATGATCGAACGCTTCAAGCAGGTGGGCATCTACCGGGCCGCCACGCCGCGTTGTTTCGGCGGCGATGCCCTGGCCCCGGCGACGTTTTTGCAGATGATCGAGCGTATTGCCGAAGCCGACGGTTCGGCCGGCTGGGTCGCCAGTTTCGGCAGCGCCGGGGTGTACCTGGCAGCCTTGCCCAAGGAGACCCTCGCCGAGCTGTATGCCGACAGCCCCGACCTGGTGTTTGCCGGTGGGTTGTTCCCGTTGCAGCCGGCAGAAACCGTCGACGGCGGCTGGCAGGTCAACGGCACCTGGAAGTTTGCCAGCGGCTGCAAAGGCGCCGATCTGCTGGGCGTAGGCATCGGTGCCGCGGGCGGCAAGCCACGCACCGCCGTGTTCAAGCCAGGCCAGGTGGAAATCATCGAAAACTGGGACGTGGTCGGCCTCAAGGGCACCGGCAGCCATGACCTGCGCGTCACCGACCAATACGTCGACGAGCGCTGGACGTTCATCCGTGGTGGCGCCGCCACCGTCGACGAGCCGCTGTTCCGTTACCCGTCGATCGCCTACGCCGCCCAGGTGCTGGCGGTGGTCAACCTGGGCCTGGCCCGGGCCGCCCTCGATGAAATCAGCGCCATGGCCAGCGGCAGCGGCATCACCGGCGCGCCGAAGCTGGCGGACCGCGCCTACGTGCGCATCGAAATCGCCAAGGCCGAAGCCCGGCTGAGCGCCGCCCGTGGCTTCTTCTACGGCGCCACCGAACAAGTGTGGAACTCGATCCTCGCCGGCAACCCGGTCACGCCCGAGCAGACCAGCCTGCTGCGCCTGACCGCCATACACGTCTCCCAGGCCGGCGCCGCCGTGGTGCAGAGCGCCTACAGCCTGGCGGGCACCACCGCGATTTACCTGCGCCACCCGCTGCAACGCTACCTGCGCGACGCCATGGTGGTTACCCAGCACGCCTTCCTCAGCGAAGGCCTGTACGACGGCGCGGGCTCGGTGTTCCTCGGCGTTCCGCCATTCCCTGGCTACATCTGACTTTCAAGGATCAACCCATGTCCCAAGCCACTCAAGAACCGCTGCGCGTTGTGTTTTGCATCGGCATCACCCAGAACTTTTTCGACCTGCCGACCGGCGAAGGCCTGAGCGTGTGGAAAGGCTTCAGCCAGATGATGGGCGACCTCGGCGCCATGCCGGGCATCAATGTGCTCGGGGCGATGGATGACGACCGCTTGATGGTCGGCCCGTCGACCACCGCGCCGTGGACCGTCTACATCATGGCCGACGTGGATTGCCACCAGTCGGTGATCGACGCTTGCAACCTGTTTCGCACCACGCCGGTGGGTGAATACAGCCTGTGGCGCTACGCCAGGATCGAGGCGCGTATCGGCCGGCCGCTGACCATCCCCGACGCGGCCAGGGTGTGAGCCATGGACCTGTTGCAGCGTCTTGAGACCCTTGAAGGGGAGAGCCAGGTCCGGCGCTTGATGGCGCGCTACATGGACTTGTGCGACGTGCCCCGGGCGGCGATGAACGTTCGCGAGTTGGCCGGGTTGTTCAGCGTGGATGCGGTCTGGGAAGGCATTGGCACAACGACTGTGCAAACCTTCGGCCAGCACCGGGGGCGCGACGCGGTGGCGGCGTTTGTCGGCAGCTACCTGCCGCCGTCCGAGCACTTCGCGCTGAACCTGCATTACCTCACCAGCGAGTCGATCCAGGTGGACGGCAGCACGGCTGCGGGTCAGTGGATCATGCAGCAGATTTCCACCTACGCCGACCAGCGCAGCGAGTTGTTCGGCACGCGGCTGAACATCGATTTTCGTCGTGTCGACGGCACCTGGCTGATCGCGCATTTCCGTACGCAGCGCCTGTTCAATACCGTTTTTGGGGTGAACCCATGAGTACCTTCGTCAGCGAATTTTTACTCGGTGGCAGCGGTAAACGCGTGGCCATCAAGGATTCCATCGACATCGCCGGGCACCCGACCCGTTCCGGCAGCCGTGCCTTTGCCGACGCATCGCCCGCGACCCGGCATGCGGACGTGGTGCAGTTGGCGCTCGACGCCGGCTGGCAGATCGTCGGCAAGACCAACCTGCATGAACTGGCATTCGGCGTCACCGGTATCAACGACTGGAGTGGTACGCCGATCAATCCCCAGGCGCCTGACCGGGTGCCGGGCGGTTCGTCCAGCGGTTCGGCGGCGGCGGTTGCGGCAGGCCTGGCGGATATCGCCATCGGCACCGACACCGGCGGCTCGGTGCGGGTGCCGGCGGCGTGCTGCGGGATTGCCGGGTTGAAACCGACTTACGGGCGAGTCAGCCGGGCGGGTGCCCAACCGGCAATGTCCAGTCTCGACTGTGTCGGGCCGTTTGCCGCGAACATGCAGGACCTGATTGAAGCGATGCAGGTGATTTGCCCGGGCTTCGAGCCGCAGGCTGCACCGACTGGCAGTGCTCATGTGGGCTTTCTGGATGTGGCCTGTGAGCCATGGCTGCAGGCGAGCCTGATGGCCGCCGTCGACGCTGCCGGCTGGCGTCAACAGCGCCTGCACCTGGACGATTTCGATGCGGCGTTCGGCGCCGGCCTGACGGTGATCAATGTCGAAAACTGGGCGGCCTTCGGTCACCTCACCGGCAAGGGCCTGATCGGCGCCGACGTCGAACAACGCCTGCTCGCCGCCAGCCGCACCAGCGCCGCTGATTTGGCCCAGGCCGAAGGCGTACGCAGCCGTTTCAGTCACCAGGTGGATGCCGCGCTCGAAACGTTTTCCGTGTTGCTGTTGCCGACCCTGCCAGACCTGCCACCGACCCTGGCCGAAGCCCGCAACGGCAGCCAGGCCGTGGCCGGCATGACGCCGCTGGTGCGGCCCTTCAACCTCAGCGGCCACCCGGCGCTGACGGTGCCGGTCACCCTGGTCGACAGCGGGCTGAAGGTGGGCCTGCAGATTGTCGGCCGCAAGGGCCAGGACGAATGGGTGTGTGCCCTCGGCGCACAACTGCAGCAGAGCATCACGGCTCACCAATAAGAACAACGCCTTGAGGAGGGCTCCATGAGTACCCATGAATACCGGCTGATTGCCAAATCCAAGAGCCTCGACGAACTGGTCAGGCACGACCGCGTCGATGTCTCGCTGTACAACGACCCGGCGCTGTTCGAAGCCGAACTGGAAAAGATCTTCTACCGCACCTGGGTCTGGGTCGCCCATGAAAGCGAAGTGCGCAACAGCGGCGACTTCAAGACCGCCACCATCGGCCGCCGCCCGGTGATCGTGGTGCGCGACAAGAAAGGCGCGATCAACGTGCTGGAGAACCGTTGCCGCCACCGTGGCGCCACGGTCTGCGAAAAGCACAAGGGCAACGCCACCGGCTTCACTTGCCCGTATCACAGCTGGTCCTATGGTTTGGACGGCAAGCTGCGGGCGCTGCCGTACCCGGATGGCTACGAAGGCATTCTGGAGAAATCCGAATTACCCCTGACCAGCCTGCGGGTCGACAGCTACGCCGGGATGGTATTCGCCAGCTACAACGACGACATCGAGCCGTTGGCCGACTTCCTCGGCGGCGCCAAACACTGGATGGACCTGTTCATGAAGCAGGGCGCCGGCTACCCGATCAAGACCCAGGGCGAACACAAATTCAGCTTCAAGGGCAACTGGAAGATCCAGCTGGAAAACACCACCGACGGCTATCACTTCCCCATCGTGCACAAGTCGTTCATGTCGTCGGTGGATGCCGAAACCTCGGAAATGCTTTCGTTCATGACCGACGAGCAAGCCGTCACCCATTCCCTGGGCAATGGCCACAGCGTGATGGTGATGGTGCCCGAGCATGTCGACCTGGACCACGATGACGGTACCGAGCCGTTGCAGGAGCGCTTCGCCCACGTCACCGAAGAACTGTCGAAAACCATGGAGCCGGCGCAGGTGCGGCGCATCGTGCGTTCACTGCATGGCGCCGGGTTCAACCTCAACCTGTTTCCCAACGTCGCCATGTCGATGTCGTTCTTCCGGGTGCTGCGGCCGGTGTCGGTCACCGAGACCGAAATCCGCCACGTTGCCCTCGGCATGGACGGCGGCCCGCAGATTGCCAACCGTGAGCGCCTGCGCATCCACGAACACTTCCAGGGCCCGTTCGGCTTTGGCAGCCCCGATGACGCCGAGGCCTGGGACCGGGTGCAACGCGGTTCGTATGCCGGCGTGGATGCACCGATCCTGGTCAACCGCGGCCTGAACCGCGAAGTGCTGGCCGACAACGGCGATAAGGTTTCCCACGCCACCGATGAAGGCGGCATGCGCGGGGCCTATGACATGTGGAAAAGGATGATGAGCCAATGAACACGCTGACTGGTTTTACTACACCGCTGGCCCAGGCCGTCGAATTCATCTGGCGTGAAGCCGAACTGCTGGACCACAAGGACTATGTGCAATGGGCGGCGTTGTGGAGCGAGAGCGGGCGCTACGTCGTGCCGATCGACCCGGACACCGACGATTTTGAAGCCAGCCTCAACTACGCCTACGACGGCGCGCGCCTGCGTGGTTTGCGGATTGAGCGGCTGACGGCGGGGTATTCGCCGTCGGCGGTGGATGCGGCGAAAACCGTGCGCAGCGTGTCGCGATTCACGCTGGTGGAAGCGGCGGGAGAGGTGGTGGAGGTCAACTGCGCGCAGTTGCTCTATGCCTACAAGCGCGGGGTGCACACGCCGTTCGTGGCCGACCTGAATTACCGCATTCGCTTCAGCGCCGGCACGGCGACCCTGGAGCGCAAGGTGGTGCGGCTGATCAACTCCACCGACAGCCTGAGTGCACTCGGCTTTCTGTTGTAAGCAATATCCAAACAACGACACAAAACCAATGTGGGAGCGGACTTGCTGTGCTGAGCGGGCTTGCAGGGGTGAGCGGGCTTGCTGTGGTGAGCGGGCTTGCCCCGCGCTGGGCTGCGAAGCAGCCCCATCAATCTGTGGTGAACCCGACGGGGGACAACCCCCCTCACCACAGCAAGCCCGCTCCCACAGTTGAGATGAGGACATCCTGATGAACCGAATCGCGCTTGTAACCGGCGCCTCCCGTGGCCTCGGCGAATGCATCGCCCGGCGCCTGCACGCCGCCGGCTACCGCGTGGGCCTGGCAGATGTGCGTCTGGACGGCGTGCAGCGGCTGGCTTCTGAACTCGACACCAGCGGCGAAACCGCCGTCGCTATCGAGCTGGATGTGCGCAACAAAACCGATTTTATCCGCGCCCGGGATCTGCTGTCTGAGCGCTGGGGCGGCACCGATATCCTGGTGAACAACGCCGGGGTGTCGAAAGTCGCGGCGCTGATGGACATCACGCCCGAGGAGTTCGACGAGTCGATGGCGATCAACCTGCGGGGCACGTTCGTGGCCTGCCAGGTGTTCGGCGCGCACTTCGCCGAGCGGGGGTTTGGGCGCATCGTCAACATCGCCTCCCTGGCCGGCCAGAACGGCGGCACCGCCACCGGCGCGCATTACGCCGCGGCCAAGGGCGGCGTGGCCACACTGACCAAGGTCTTCGCCCGTGAACTGGCGCCCCGGGGTGTGACGGTCAACAGCATCTCGCCAGGCCCGCTGGACTTGCCAGTAGTGCGCGAAACCGTGGCCCCGGAGCGCCTGGAGCAGATCCTCAAGATCATCCCCACGGGCACCCTCGGCGACCCGCACACCATCGCCGACACCGTGCTGCTGTTGATTGCCGACCATGCCGCTTCGGTAACGGGTGCGTGCTGGGACATCAACGGTGGCCTGTTCATGCGCTAGTCACCCCTGTGGTGCTTGTCCCCCTTTGGGGTGCGAAGCGCACCCAAGAGAGTGGGCCTGCTGCGCAGGCCAACGGGAGCAAGCTCCCTCGCCACAGGAATAGCGTTCAACCGAAACAACTGTATTCAGGTGCTGCAATGATGAAGGTGAAGATCGAACGCATCGTCGACGAAGCGCTGGATATCCGTTCCTTTCGCCTCGTGCGCAGTGACGGCCAGCCCCTCGACAGTTATGAACCGGGGGCCCATGTGGACATCACCGGGCCCACCGGTGTCACCCGTCAATATTCCCTGTGCAGCCCGCCCCATGATGGCCGCGCGTACCTGGTGGCGGTAAAGAAGGAAGCGCAATCCCGGGGCGGCTCCCTGGCCCTGCACGAGCAGGTGCAAGAGGGCATGGAGCTGGAGATGGGCGCGCCGCGCAACCTGTTCCGCCTCGACCCCGAAGCGCCGGCCCATGCGTTGTTTGCCGCCGGTATCGGGGTGACGCCGCTGTTGAGCATGGCCTATCGACTGGCCGACAGTGGCCAGCCGTGGCGCCTGCATTATTTTGCACGTTCGGCGCAGTACGCGGCGTTTACCCAGCTGCTGGCCGATACGTTCGGCGAGCATGTGCAGTTTCACTATGGCGTCGAACCGGGCGCACTGGATGCGGCCTTGAGCGGCTGTCTGGAGCAGGCCGGTGATGCGGCCCACGTCTACACCTGCGGCCCGGCGCCGTTCATGAACAAGGTGGTGGAAGTCGCCGCGCGCAGCCGTCCCGGGGAGGCGATTCACCTGGAGCACTTCCAGGCCGACCCGGCGGCGAACGCCGGGCCCAGTGGTGGTTTTGAAGTGCAACTGGCCAGCTCCGGCGTGGTGCTGAAGATTCCGCCAAATACCAGCCTGGTGGACGTGCTGCAGGCCCACGGTTGCGACATCGACACCGAGTGCCGCGAAGGCATCTGCGGCACCTGCATTGTCGAGGTGCTGGAGGGCGTGCCCGAGCATCGTGACCACTGCCTGTCGGCCAAGGAAAAGGCCGCCAACCGGCAGATTTGCGCGTGTGTTTCCCGGGCGGTTTCCGCTCGTCTGGTATTGGATATTTGATCGGCAGTGCCAGTAAGATTGCTTGGACCAAAAAAATAAAAAACGTGAGGCCTTGCGGTCATGATGAGTTCAACGGTGCAACGTAACGAATCGTTCGAGCGTTGGTTACATCAGGTCAATCAGGCCTGTGGACGCTTCGATGCCCGTGCCCTGGGCACGGACTTCTATGGCGAATTGAGCGAGTTCCGCAGCGGCGCGATCAAGCTCAGTGTGGTCGACATGGCCCATGTGCACCTGTATCGCAGCAGCAAGGAAGTCAGCACCGGCAACGAGGGGCACTACTACGCGGTGTTCCAGTTGCAGGGCAGCGCGCAACTGGAGCAGGGCGACAACCGGGCGCAACTGGGCTGCGGCGACATCGCCCTGATCGACGCCTGCCGTCCCAGCGACATGACCTACCACGACAACGCCCGGCAACTGTCGCTGATCCTGCCGCGCCAGGTGGTGGAGCGTGGTTCGCACTTCAACGCCGTCAACTGCGCGACGCGGATCTCGGCCCACACGCCGTTGGCGGTAATGGCCCGCCAGATGGTGCTCGACGCCCGCCAGCAAAACGACCTGGGCATGCAGGAAAGCGAAGCGGTGCTGGACGCGCTGGTGAGCCTGTTGCTGCCGGGGATCAGCGCCCGGGACAACGGCGTGGACACCCAGGAACGGCAGTTTCGCAAAACCATCGCCTACATCGACGCGCACATCGGTGCCGAAGAACTCTGCCCCGAGCTGATCGCCCGGGAAGTCGGGGTGTCGGTGCGCGGGCTGTACCGGATGTTCTCCAAGCGCGGGCTGGTGGTGGCGCAATACATCAAGCACCGGCGCCTGGATTTCTGCGCCGAAACCCTGCGCCATTCGCCGGCGGAGCAGAAGCTCTCGGCGCTGTGTTATGCCTGGGGCTTCTCCGATTCCAGCTACTTCTCATCGGCGTTCAAGTCGCGCTTCGGCGTGTCGCCGGGGGAGTACCGCAAGCGCTATAGCCATCATTGATGCGTGCCGCTCCCGGACCTGGAATGCATTTTCCTGTGGGAGCCGGGCTTGCCCGCGATGCAGGCCACTCGGTCTGACAGGCACACCGCCGCGATCCCATCGCAGCCTCGCTAAAGCTCGACAGCTCCCACATTGGAATGAGGTCAACTGTGGGAGCTGGCTTGCCTGCGATGCAGGCCACTCGATACCCCAGGTACACCGCAGCGATCCCTTCGCAGCCTCGCCAAGGCTCGACAGCTCCCACATTGGAATGAGGTCAACTGTGGGAGCTGGCTTGCCTGCGATGCAGACCACTCGATACCCCAGGCTCACGGCCGCGATCCCTTCGCAGCCTCGCTAAAGCTCGACAGCTTCCACATTGGAATGAGGTCAACTGTGGGAGCTGGCTTGCCTGCGATGCAGGCCACTCGATACCCCAGGCACACCGCAGCGATCCCTTCGCAGCCTCGCTAAAGCTCGACAGCTCCCACATTGGAATGAGGTCAACTGTGGGAGCGGGCTTGCCTGCGATGCAGGCCACTCGATACCCCAGGTACACCGCAGCGATCCCTTCGCAGCCTCGCCAAGGCTCGACAGCTCCCACATTCAATCATCGCGCCCTACGGATACAACACCTCACGGACCAGCATGGCAATGCTGGTCACGCCCATCTTTTCCTTGATCTTGGTGCGGTGCACGTCAACGGTCTTCACGCTGATGTTCAGCTCGCGGGCAATCACTTTGCTCGCCTTGCCATCCACCACCAGCATCAACACTTCCCGCTCCCGGCTCGTCAGCAGCGCCAGCTTGCCTTGCAGGTGCTCGCGCTGTTCCTGGTCGGCCTGGGTCTGTACGGCGGTCTTCAGCGCGGCCTGGATACGGTCGATCATCTGTTGCGGGTTATAGGGCTTCTCGACGAAGTCCAGCGCGCCGTTTTTCATCGCGGTGACCGACATCGGGATGTCGCCGTGGGCCGACACGAAGATCGTCGGCAAGGTGCTTCCGCGCCGGTTGAGGATCTCCTGCAACTGGAAGCCGCTGGTCTGCGGCATGCGCACATCCAGCACCAGGCACGCGGGCTGGCGCGGGTCGTAGTGTTCGAGGAACTCTTCGGCCCCGGCGAAGCATTGCGCCTTTACGCTGACTGACTCCAGCAGCCAGGCCAGTGAGGTACGCAGGTCTTTGTCGTCATCAACGATGTAAACGATCGGTGTGCGATTTTCCATCAGGGACTGCCACGAGAATTTCTAATTATTGTTTTCGCACGCAGGCACGCAGCGGCGGACATTGGCTCATCCAGGGAACCTTGCAAGCAGAATACCCAGTGTGAACGGCCCTGACGATAAAGAAACCACCTAGTCGGCATGGGGATCGTCTGAATGGTCGCGCCCCACGGGGCGCCTTAGTCTGGTTGCATCACCCACGGACCGTAAAGGGGCACCGACATGGCCGACCTGAGCCAGCAGCAAATCGACTTTCGCAACGCCATGGCGCAACTGCCGGCCGCGGTGAACATCATCACCACCAACGGCCCGGGCGGGCGTTGTGGGATCACGGCGAGTGCCGTGTGTTCGGTGACGGATTCGCCGCCCACGGTGTTGGTGTGCGTGAACCGAGGCAGCGCGACCCATGATGTGCTCCGCACCAATGGGCAGTTGTGCGTGAACGTGCTGTGCGGCGAGCAGGAAGAGCTGGCGCGGCATTTTGCCGGGATGACCCAGGTGCCCATGGCGGAACGGTTTGCCTGGGACCTGTGGGACGGCGGCGAGGCAGGCGTGCCGGTGCTGCGGGATGCGCTGGTGCAACTGGAAGGGCGGATCAGTGAATGCAAGGAAGTGGGCTCGCATTCGGTGATGTTCGTGGAGTTGTCGCGGGTCGGGGTGCGGGGGCAGGGCGACAGCCTGGTGTACTTCAATCGGCTGTTTCACCGGATTGAACATGCTGGCGCCCATTGCTGAAGGACAACTCGATCGTTCCCACGCTCTGCGTGGGAACGCCGCCCTGGACGCTCCGCGTCCGCTTTTAAAGTCGTGGCGCGGAGCGCCACAAGAGGCATTCTCACGCGGAGCGTGGGAACGATCAGCCTCAAATCCGAAAGCTGCCCACCAGCTGATTCAATCGTTGCGCCTCCCGCTCAAGCTCGGTACAGGCCTGCAGCGTCGACTGCAGGTTTTCCACCCCGGCCTGGTTCAGCATATTGATTTCGGTAATGTCCACATTCAACGCTTCCACCACCGACGTCTGCTCCTCGGTCGCCGCCGCCACCGACTGGTTGACGTTATCAATCTCGCCAATGCGCAACGTCACACTGGCCAGCCGCGTGCCCGCCAGGTTGGCAATGCTGACGCTTTCCTCACTGTGCTGTTGGCTCTCGGTCATGGTGCTGACGGATTCCCGGGCGCCCACTTGCAGCTCTTCGATCATCTGCTGAATTTCCAGCGCCGATTCCTGGGTGCGATAGGCCAGGCTGCGCACCTCATCGGCCACCACCGCAAACCCGCGTCCGGCTTCACCGGCCCGTGCGGCTTCAATGGCGGCGTTCAGCGCCAGCAAGTTGGTCTGTTGGGAGATACCCTTGATCACTTCGAGGATCTGCCCGATGTTCACCGTCTTGTGATTCAGCGCATCGATATGCACGCACGAGGCACTGATCTTGCCCGACAGTTCATTCATCACCGCAATCGTGCGCTCCACCACCTGGCGCCCGTCCTCGGCCTGGTGTCGGGCGCCGGAGGCTTGTTGCGAGGCGTCGGAAGCATTGCGGGCGATTTCCTGGGCGGCGGCGCCCAGCTCATTGATCGCCGCCGCGACGCTGTTGGTGCGGGTGGCCTGTTCGTCGAAGTTGTTCAGCGAGGAGTTCGACGCCAACAACACGCGCTTGACCACCTGGTTGACCCCAAGCCCTGCCGACGACACTTCGCGGATCGACTGGTGGATGCGTTCGACAAAGCGGTTGAACGCACTGGCGAGTTGGCCGATCTCATCCCGGGACTGCACCTCCAGCCGCCGCGTCAGGTCGCCTTCGCCCCGGGAAATATCTTCCATCACCCGGGTCAGGGTTTGCAGCGGGCGGGTAATGCGCAAGGCCGCGTACCAGATCAACAACAAGCCGAGCAGGGCCGAGCCGCCGCCCAGCAGCAGTTCCAGGGCGGTGCTTTTTACCCCTTGGGCGTCCAGTTGCTGTTGCAGAGCGGTGACCGGTGCCAACAGCACCGACTGCGGCACGCCCACCAGCACGCCCCACGGCGCAGCACCGGCGATCGGTGCCAGTGGCTCAAGCAGTTTGATCTGTTGTTGATCGATAAAGGTGTGTGGCTGCCCCTGGCGCAGCGCGTCGAGTATTTGGGCACCGTCCGGCATCACGGTGCTGATTGGCTGCCCCAGGTGGCTGGCATCCTCGCTGTAGGCGGAAACAACCCCCTTGGGGCTGACGATGCTGACTTGCCCGTGGCCGTCGAACAGTTGCCCGGCGCTGGTTTGGCTGGCCTGCTGCAAGGCCGCCAGGTTGATGTCCAGCCCGACCACCGCAATCACCTTGCCGTGTTCCATCAGCGGGAACGCAATGCTGGTCACCAACTTGCGGCTGCCGGACGCCTCGTCGAAATACGGCTCCAGCACACAAGCTTTGGCGGTGTCGCGGGCGCAGGTGTAGAAGGCGTTGTACGGCGCGCCGCTGGGGCCGGGAGAGGTATTGGCCAACAGCGCTTCGTCGCCGACCACCGCCGTCAGCTCGCCCGGTGTGGCCTGGACCCAGTACTGGGCGAAACGCCCGGCTTCGTTACTGCCCACGGCCGCCTGGCCGATGAACTGTGCATC
Proteins encoded:
- a CDS encoding SDR family NAD(P)-dependent oxidoreductase yields the protein MNRIALVTGASRGLGECIARRLHAAGYRVGLADVRLDGVQRLASELDTSGETAVAIELDVRNKTDFIRARDLLSERWGGTDILVNNAGVSKVAALMDITPEEFDESMAINLRGTFVACQVFGAHFAERGFGRIVNIASLAGQNGGTATGAHYAAAKGGVATLTKVFARELAPRGVTVNSISPGPLDLPVVRETVAPERLEQILKIIPTGTLGDPHTIADTVLLLIADHAASVTGACWDINGGLFMR
- a CDS encoding aromatic ring-hydroxylating oxygenase subunit alpha; translation: MSTHEYRLIAKSKSLDELVRHDRVDVSLYNDPALFEAELEKIFYRTWVWVAHESEVRNSGDFKTATIGRRPVIVVRDKKGAINVLENRCRHRGATVCEKHKGNATGFTCPYHSWSYGLDGKLRALPYPDGYEGILEKSELPLTSLRVDSYAGMVFASYNDDIEPLADFLGGAKHWMDLFMKQGAGYPIKTQGEHKFSFKGNWKIQLENTTDGYHFPIVHKSFMSSVDAETSEMLSFMTDEQAVTHSLGNGHSVMVMVPEHVDLDHDDGTEPLQERFAHVTEELSKTMEPAQVRRIVRSLHGAGFNLNLFPNVAMSMSFFRVLRPVSVTETEIRHVALGMDGGPQIANRERLRIHEHFQGPFGFGSPDDAEAWDRVQRGSYAGVDAPILVNRGLNREVLADNGDKVSHATDEGGMRGAYDMWKRMMSQ
- a CDS encoding sensor histidine kinase, whose amino-acid sequence is MYQPNHHDFHTLIEAMPICTILHDAQSKDILWANTAALSALGFTLEELIPLKAPDMTRDAPKYKRSIGLRWLERAARSGQRTIEWCYRSKAGVEILSEAVATLVHLDGRDVLMVQFRDISREDKVKRDLIRAEEARRVSEQQLEYLARYNAMGEMAVAIAHELSQPLAAIRNFIEGVLIRLGDTHSADQGVNWGLQSAVRQVEHASLIIKSVRDYVVKLEQSAELVDLNELLHETQYFISLRAEPGQVRLEIIPSAEPLMVQCERVLIGQVILNLAFNAIEEMSELPLERRVLRLHTCRDGGVARLSVEDCGRGIQAVAREKIFDGFFSSKVGGNGIGLALCKNIIGRHHGDIWAQNLEPCGAVFSFSLPLVGA
- a CDS encoding acyl-CoA dehydrogenase family protein, which produces MLRSALVQPDALPDVQPALFQQVLDEVRQRRDEFDACSHVPRDMIERFKQVGIYRAATPRCFGGDALAPATFLQMIERIAEADGSAGWVASFGSAGVYLAALPKETLAELYADSPDLVFAGGLFPLQPAETVDGGWQVNGTWKFASGCKGADLLGVGIGAAGGKPRTAVFKPGQVEIIENWDVVGLKGTGSHDLRVTDQYVDERWTFIRGGAATVDEPLFRYPSIAYAAQVLAVVNLGLARAALDEISAMASGSGITGAPKLADRAYVRIEIAKAEARLSAARGFFYGATEQVWNSILAGNPVTPEQTSLLRLTAIHVSQAGAAVVQSAYSLAGTTAIYLRHPLQRYLRDAMVVTQHAFLSEGLYDGAGSVFLGVPPFPGYI
- a CDS encoding amidase gives rise to the protein MSTFVSEFLLGGSGKRVAIKDSIDIAGHPTRSGSRAFADASPATRHADVVQLALDAGWQIVGKTNLHELAFGVTGINDWSGTPINPQAPDRVPGGSSSGSAAAVAAGLADIAIGTDTGGSVRVPAACCGIAGLKPTYGRVSRAGAQPAMSSLDCVGPFAANMQDLIEAMQVICPGFEPQAAPTGSAHVGFLDVACEPWLQASLMAAVDAAGWRQQRLHLDDFDAAFGAGLTVINVENWAAFGHLTGKGLIGADVEQRLLAASRTSAADLAQAEGVRSRFSHQVDAALETFSVLLLPTLPDLPPTLAEARNGSQAVAGMTPLVRPFNLSGHPALTVPVTLVDSGLKVGLQIVGRKGQDEWVCALGAQLQQSITAHQ
- a CDS encoding nuclear transport factor 2 family protein; the encoded protein is MDLLQRLETLEGESQVRRLMARYMDLCDVPRAAMNVRELAGLFSVDAVWEGIGTTTVQTFGQHRGRDAVAAFVGSYLPPSEHFALNLHYLTSESIQVDGSTAAGQWIMQQISTYADQRSELFGTRLNIDFRRVDGTWLIAHFRTQRLFNTVFGVNP
- a CDS encoding aromatic-ring-hydroxylating dioxygenase subunit beta, with product MNTLTGFTTPLAQAVEFIWREAELLDHKDYVQWAALWSESGRYVVPIDPDTDDFEASLNYAYDGARLRGLRIERLTAGYSPSAVDAAKTVRSVSRFTLVEAAGEVVEVNCAQLLYAYKRGVHTPFVADLNYRIRFSAGTATLERKVVRLINSTDSLSALGFLL